A window of Leptolyngbya sp. CCY15150 genomic DNA:
GGACGCGATCGGCGGTCTTTGCTCCCCTGCCCAACCTGGGCTTAATTGTCCTGGATGAAGAGCATGACGGTAGCTTCAAGCAAGACCAACCTGCGCCCTGCTACCATGCCCGCACCGTTGCCCAATGGCGATCGCACTTGGTGAACTGTCCCCTCGTGTTAGGTTCTGCCACTCCCGCCCTCGATAGTTGGGTGGCGGCTCAGCCTAGCTTATCGGATGCCCTGCCCTCACCCATGCAGTATTTATCCTTACCCGATCGCATTCAGTCGCGCCCCATGCCGCCCATCCAGGTGGTAGACATGCGCCAAGAATTTAGCACTGGCAATCGCTCGATTTTTAGCCGCCCTCTACAGCTAGCCCTCGAAGAATTACAGAGCACCCAGCAGCAGGGACTCTTATTTATCCATCGCCGTGGCCACAGCACCTTCGTTTCCTGTCGCGCCTGCGGCTACGTGATGGAATGCCCCCATTGTGATGTATCCCTGGCCTACCACCACACCCACGCTGATGCCCAAGCTACTCTACGCTGCCACTACTGCGGCTATGGGCGATCGCTGCCGGAGGTCTGTCCATCCTGCACATCGCCCTACTTCAAACAGTTTGGTAGCGGCACCCAGCGGGTCATGCAAGAGCTACACCATCGCTTTCCCAATCTGCGCAGCCTTCGGTTTGACAGCGACACCACCCGCGCTAAAGATGCCCATCGTACCTTATTGACTCAATTTGCCCAAGGTGAAGCAGATGTGTTAGTGGGTACCCAGATGCTCACCAAGGGCATTGATCTACCCCAAGTTACCCTGGTGGGCATCGTGGCAGCCGATGGGGTGCTCAACCTCGCCGACTACCGCGCTAGTGAACGGGCGTTTCAGACCCTCACCCAAGTCGCTGGGCGAGCCGGGCGGGGCGATCAACCTGGTCGGGTCATTCTACAAACCTATAGCCCAGAGCATCCTGTCATCCAAGCCGTCCAGCAACAGCAGTATGCTTCCTTTATCCAAGAAGAACTCGACCAGCGCGCTGCGTTGAACTATCCACCCGTGGGACGGCTGATCTTACTGCGCCTCAGTAGCTTAGATGCTGTCGCCGTGCAGCAAGCCTCCATGGATCTGGCCCAGATCATCCAAGCCCAAACCACCGAGGATTGGCATCTGCTGGGGCCAGCTCCCGCCTCGGTTACCCGAGTGGCCCAGCGCTATCGTTGGCAGATCTTACTCAAAGGATCCAGTCATGCGATCGCCCCTGATTTGCAAGGATTGCGATCGCACCTCTCCCCCGTCGTCAGCCTCACCATTGACGTAGACCCATTGACTATCCTGTAGGTTTCCTGGTTAGTATTCTATCTTTATTGTTAACTCAGGGCTTTATCTGAGCGATCGCTCTCCACCAAAACATCCTGTAACAGAGGCGATAGCTTTTCATTCAGCCGTCCCGAGCGAATTAAGTCAGCATAGGTGTCGGCCTCAATAGCCAATAAATCTTCCCGCAGTTCCTCCAGGGCCAGTTCCTTAAACTCCGGATGTTTGGTTTGTAGGGCTTGAATGTTTTCCTTGAGGGTCGATAATTCTCCTTCCACTAGCGCTGCCTGGTATTGGCAAAACTCTGGATCCAGCTCTTGGCGATCGCCCAACTTAGATAGATAGGTTAACACCCGCGTTAGGGCCATGCGGCGAGCGATCGCTTCCCGATAGGTTTTCCGAAAAGCCTGATCATCCAGCATATTCAAGCCCTTGAGCAACGGTTGGGTCGTCAAGCCCTGTACCAATAGGGTAAATAACATCACGCCGAAGACAGTCGCAATCACCACTTCTCGTTCCGGCAAACTTTCGGGAATACTCAACGCTAGGGCAATGGATACCGATCCCCGCAAACCACCCCACCATAGCACCGTTTGGTCGCGCCAAGATATATTAGACTTAGCTAAGGTGTTGCTCACCAAGCCTAATCCATAGATGCCCACAGCACGGGTGAGCAACAGGGCAGCGATCGCCACCGCAATGGGCAGCCAATTTTCGCCCAGACTGGAAAAACGAACTTGGTCGCCAATCAGCAGGAATATGATTGAGTTGACAAAGAAGGCGATAAAATCCCAGAATTCCGACACAATCAAACGCGTGCGGGGATTCATGCCAATGCGCGATCCAAAATTCCCCAGCACCAGCCCTACGGTGACCACAGAAATGACGCCGGAACCACCTAGGGCTTCGGCGATGGAATAGGTGCCGTAGGCGGCCACTAGCGTCAGCGATTGTTCTACCAAAGGCAGATCAAAACGCTGGGTTAGGTAAGAAATTCCGAAGCCAATCAGGCTGCCGACGCCCACACCCACGCCAAGGAAGGTAAAAAACTGAGCGATCGCCACTGGTATAACAAACTCATCCTGGGTACCGAGGGCCAGTCCTGACAAAAGGGCGAAGGCAACCACCGCTACCCCGTCGTTGAATAAACTTTCCCCTTCCATCAGCACCGTGAGACGTTTACCGACCCCCAACTCTCGAAATAGGGCAACCACCGACACCGGATCGGTTGCCGATAGACTAGCGCCAATTAAAAGAGCGATCGCTAGGGGAATACCGGCAAATTGCGCCAGCCCCAGCCCAATGCCAACGACAGAGATCATCACTCCTACGACAGCATAGAGACAGATCGGCACCAGATCCTTGCGCAGGTACGACCAATTCAAATTCCAGCCAGCTTCAAACAGCAGCGGCGGCAAGAAAATCAGCAGAATGAGTTCCGGCGAAAGGTTGACCAACCGCACATCTACCACTGCTAGCCCTAACCCTACAATCACCAGCAGCAGCGTATAGGGAGTTTGGCGAAACCAGGGCAGCACCCGAGACAGCGTTGCAACACTGAGGGATACGGACAGCACCAGCAAAAACTGTTCGAGGCTTTGGCCAATGGAATCTTCTTCAAGGAGGTTGGCAAGGAGTGGGACTACATCCATGGCGTTTCAGTCTAAAAAAATATGCGTCAGGTAGGCACATCCTACCCTTGCGATCGCCCCATGCGCATCTATCTAAGGGCGATCGCCTTCCCCGCCTTCCCTAATGGGATGGCAAGATGGCCCAAAGGAGAGCGATTGACACCGTCATGGGCAACAAGACTGCCTGGCTCAAGACTCATTCCATAGACGCTGAAGTTGAGCCCGCCAAGCATCCATCACCTGCTGCCGCTGGCTAGCATCTTGGGACAAATCTCCCATCACGCCTTCTTCATAAAAGCGATCGAGGGCTTGGAGGGTGTCCTCTAAGGTCTGCCCCTGCTGCTTTGCTGCCCAGATAATCTGCCGAATTTGGGCATCGGCCCGCTGGCGGAAGCTGCGATCGAGACCCGTTTGCTGAAGCGATACTAAACGAGCGATCGCTGCCTCAAAATCCTCCCGCGTCAAACTTGCCAGGGCATGGTGAAAAACGCCCCACAGCGCGCCTTCGTAGATGGCATAGCGGGCCTCTTGGGTGTCATCAAAGTTGAATTCTAGCAATTGCTCTAGGTAGGGGGCTGCTTCCTGGGCTGGGGCGATGGACACCAAGGCTCGTAGCCAGGTGTGATCCTCTGAAAGCAGCACCAGCAGCCGAGATGCAGGAGCTTCTATCTGCCAAGCTTCGCCATCAATGATCTGCAGGGCTGGGCCAAACTGTTGGGTGAGACTGGTGGTGATGTCGGCGGGTGTCATAGGCATGGAGGTCAAAGAACGTTACATGGCGCTGCTGGTTGGACAGGGTTGGGTGCGGACAATCAGCGATCGCCCCCCTGAAGGCATCAAACCTTGGATGTTGTGATCTTCAGCAACGCCACTTATATTCAGTCTAATCATTAGATGAGGCATAGCTGACCATGGGCTGGCTGATCGTTAAAGCAGAATCTTGGTGTTGTTGAATCGATATATGATTTGCGCTCAGAAAACGTCGTGAGATGCTCACATGATCTTGATGGTGAATGAGTTGTGCGATTTTATAGCTTTATTCAGCAACACCCTTTTATTCATGCGGATGCTCTAGACTGGCGATCCCTCTCTCTCAACGCTTTGCTGTATGGGTAAAATAGATAATATGCTGCGATCGCTACACTTAAGGATCGCGGCTGTAAACTTATTTATTCTCCTGGGGTACTGGAAAACTTGGTGTTATGCAGTCGGGCACCATAACATCAGATGCAATATGGGTAGCATACTTTTGTTGACATAACCTGGAGCGATCGCCCCTAGGTTGCACCGTTTTAACTTGATTTCTGCAGAGGTGATCTTGTTGGAAAGGATCAGGTTTCACTACAATGTCATAATCTTGATCCAACGCATCTCAGATCCAACCCATCTGATCCAGCGCATCCCACCATCCCTGGGCAATTGGCACAGCTTGAGCAAGGAAACACCATGGAACCGCGCCAGATTTCGATTCAACTGGGTAGCCTTGTTCTGCTGTCAGGGCCACCGGGCAGCGGCAAAACCACGGCCTGTCAGTCTCTGCCGCCTTCCTTCGTGGTATCTAGCGATCGCCTCCGAGAAACTTTTTTTGCTACGGCCCCAGCCATGATCGATGGGCAGGTTGGTCGCTGTCCGATGGCCGTTGATGATGCGATGATTTTTGCCGTGATGGAACAGGTGGTGCGATCGCGTCTGATGGCAGGATTAACCACCGTCGTGGATGCAACCCTATCCACTGACCAAGACCGCAAGCCATTTGCGACCATCGCCACCGCGCTCCATATTCCTGTGCAGGTGGTGGTGTTTGACCTGCCGGAGGCGCAGGTGCAGCAGCAAAATGCTCAACGTTCCTATGCTGTGCCCCACGATGTTGTATCGCTGTTTATCAAAAAACTAGATCGCCAGTCCCGTTGGCCGTTTACCCATGTCACCACTGGGTGTCAATTGGTGGTCGAAATTCCCACTATTCCCGAGGACGTAGACCTCGATGTCATCGGCGATGTCCATGGTTTGCTGCCCACGCTGGGCGAGATGCTGCATACCCTCGGCTATGACGCGGCTTTCCAGCATCCCCAAGGACGCAAACTATGTTTCCTGGGTGACCTTGTGGATCGCGGCCCCGATTCCCTGGCTGTCCTCGATCTGGTCATGGCAGCGATCGCCCAAGGCCATTACGCCATTCGCGGCAACCATGATATGAACCTGGCCAAGGGCATTCGTGACAGCTATGTGCGATCGCGTTCTACGCGGGAAACGCTGCACTATGTTCTGCAGCGGGATGCCGCCTACCAGCAGCAGATCCATGACGCCATCACCAGTTGGCCAACCTTCTATCGCTATCGAGACTATGTTTTATGCCACGGCGATATTGAATGGTTTGATCCGCTGCTCCAGCCCGGCCGTGAGCGCGTCTATGGCCGCCGTCGGATGCGGGAAGACCATGACACCGACGGTATTTTTCGGCAAACCACGCCAGATCTCACCCTGGTGCGTGGCCATATTCCCCTCACCTCCCAGGGCGATCGCGTCCATTCCCTAGAAGAGGGAGCTGGCTTTGGCGGGCCGCTGGTGGCCATGCGCCTTCCCGACCAAGACTATGTGCGTATTCCCTGCAGGTTTGACTACGAAAAGCGATCGCCCACCTTCGTCCACCGCATGGAGCATCTGGTCACCCAAAAATGGGTCAAACAGGTCACCCATGGGCAGCTTTCGCTCTACAAATACACCTCAAAAGCCTTTTTCACCCCCAGCGTCTGGAACGAACACCCAGACATTAGGCTGGCCAGGGGGACGGTGGTGGGGCTGCATGGCGAACCGGTGAACCAACCCTTTCCCCGCACCTTTAACTACCTAGAACAGGGCACGACTCTACCGCTGGAGACCAAGGTGGTCGCCGTGGAAAAACTCAATGGCTTCTTGGCGGTCATGGTGCTCCATCCCTACGACCCCCATCAAGTTCTAGTCACCTGTTCTGGCTCCTTTGAGGGTGACTATGTGGAACGGGCCAAGGCGTTGCTCTATCAAAACAACCTCTACGGCCGCGTCTTGGGCTATCTACGCGATCGCCCCCACCTCACCTTGCTCTGGGAAGCCATCCATCCCGAGGATCCCCACATCATTCCCTACAGCGAAGCCGACTACGGTTTGCACCTGATTGGCGTGGGAGAGTTGGGGCAAGGCTTTTGGGACGAAGCGGCCCTCGATGATCTGGCCCAGACCTTAGCGGTACCCCGCCCGCCCTGGTGTTACAGCACCTTCCACGATGTGCTGCAGCAGGTGCGATCGGTGAACCATGAAGGCTTTATGATTCGCCATATCGACGGCCGCTTTGCCCTCAAGCTCAAAAGTCCCTACTACCTGCGCACCAAATTTCTATCGCGCCTGACTGAACGCCGCGCCAAGTTTATGTTTTCCAATCCGATCGCCTTCAAGAAAGACCTCGATGAAGCGCTGTGGCCTCTCGTTGACGCGGTGATTAACGGTGTGGCGGTTGAAGACTGGCTGAGCTGGTCAGATATCCAGCGCCGCGACTACCTGCAAACTTGGATGGATGGATCCTATGGCTAGACGTGCGGCAACTACTTGTTAGCCGCAGTTCTCAGGTTAAACATCCTGTTTGAGCTTGCTGAGACCAGGATTGTAGGATGCCATCCTGTGTTGCTACCTGTCTTGGTTGCTTCTGTGACTCTTCTCCTGCGATAGGCCTTGTCGGTAATGAGTTGCCCAACATTTAGATAGAGGTAATAGCCATAAGATCGATCGGTTTCGGGCTAAGAATGAATTGCTATTCCTAATTCCGATTAAGTCTGATGGTTAACGTCTAGGCGTAGGAGCAACTCTGGAAGCATTCCCTCGCTTAGCCTAGGGACGATACAAGGCTTTACCGTTCGGGCTGAGCCTGTCGAAGCCCATTCCCGTTCAACTGGCGTTCTGTTAAGATTTTATGACTCGCGCCTTGACAGAAATCTGTATAACCGTAAAGATAGATACAGAAACCAAATCGTTCATCTCTCCTGTTCAGCTCATGTAAGTCACGATTTACATCAGCGGCTGGGAGACGGAAGTAAGGAGTCATCCTGAAGGAACGCGCCTCTTAACACTCTACAGACTATTCCTGGAGGCGAAACCATGCAACTCTCATATCGCGGCGTTACCTACGACTACACCCCCCCTCAAGTGAACTACAACAGCAAAGAGGCTGTTGGTAAGTATCGGGGACTTGACATTCGATTCCGGAAAGTATCACAGCCGGTTGTGCAACTTCCCACTCTTGATTTAATCTATCGGGGAGCCCATACGCTCCATCACGCCTAGTGCTGATGGGATAACCTGCTCCTAGTTGAGTGGGTTACATGTGGGTATTCTTGACAATTCGTAAAAGCATCCTTGCATCTCACTAGGATGCTTTTTATTGTGTAAGGAGCAGGGTAGCTTTAGGGCCCTAAGGTTCAAAAATTTGTGTGAGCGATCGCTCACATCTAGACCCTAAGGCTCTGGCTCCATGCCTTAGGGTCTAGCGCTATCCATGTAAACACAACACGTGCCCCCCACGTAGTTTCTGCGGAGATACCATTCCGTGCCCAAATGATTTAAGGTGACCTATGAAGTGGACGGTTGGACAACAAGTAACCTGCAACGGTGTTGATTGGGGGCTGTGCCAAGTTCGCATGAGCAATGAGAACATGGTGGTCATTTACTGCCCTCGCTATGAATTTGTCATGTCTGGCAGCCCGTTTAAGCTCGATCAAGCTGGTTGGCAGGTGGCAGAGGGCGTAGCAGCACCAGAACAGCCTCGCGAGCGGGAGGTATCCCCTCCTCAGCGCGGTGAGAAGGTGGTGAGTTTTGAGCAATGGCGTACTGGGACGCGATCGCCCCAGCCGGTGCCGGTTCCTTAATATGTAGACGCCGGTTTAAAACCAGAACGTGGGTCAGAGGACTAGTCCCCTGACCCACGTTTATGTCTTGCCAGACTCAGCAGTCGTGAAGTCTACCCCCAACAAACGCTCACCCTGGGCAAGTGCGGCCGTAGCTTTTTGATGAAGCAGATAGTTTTAAATCGAGTAGCCGTAACTTAGGGCATATTGGCTCAACAGGGTGGTGTGCAGCTCATGGATGGAATTGCGGAGCTCATCATGGGTCTTGAACTCATCTAGGCGGTAAATGACCTGACCATGGCGGAACACCATGATGGTGGGCAAGCTGGTCAGGCGGTAGGTATTGGCAAGACGTAAATTGTCATCGGCATTGATGCTAACCAGTTTAATGGCGTCTTCTGATTCGACATGGAGACGATTCAACATCGGGCTCACCAATCGACAAAGACCGCACCACGGGGCCCAAAAATTTACTAAGACAGGGGTTGAGGCATCCAGGACTTCCGGAACAAAAGTTTTCTCGTCAACAATTAACGCCATGATCCCTCTAAGTTTTTTATTTAAATTTGCTCTGGGATCATTCTATCGGTTGTTTGCCGCGAATAATACGCTATTCCGTCATGTTCTGATGAATCAATTTGGAAATCTTTCAGAAATTTAGTCCGGCGAAGGCAACGGTTCGGTGATGGATCGGGCGATCGCCACGCAGATTGCCAAGCTAGCATCGGTTTTAATCGCCTCTGCATGGATATGGGTGGCGGTGGCTCGGTAGCCCTGGGCCTGGAGCGCTTGAATGAGGTGCGATCGCTTAGGAATGTCCATCTGCCCTTGTTTGCCCATGTCGCCCAGGCGATAGAAATAGGGCGGCATCGTGGCTTCTGCCGCCATCAGCCGTAGTAAATGAGCGCGATCGCTCCATTGCCACTGGTCGGCAAGGGCGATCAAATCGGTCAAGGTGGCGGGATCATGCAGCGATCCTAGCCAGAGGGGGCCTGTGAGGGTGGGAGGGCGATCGCAGTCCTGGCAGGAAACTCGCCCCAACCGTCGCCAGGATACGGTTTGGTACTCGCCACAGCCATGGCAGTAGCCTAGGAATCCGTAATTCTGATCCGTGAGCATGGGCTTGGGCAACAGCCGCACCATGACTCGATAGGTTTCACCGGTAAACAGGGAAAAGAGGGGACGGATCCCTAAATGGCGAGCGGCGGCCTGCTGCTGGAGGCTGCCAAGTAACAGGCGTAGCCCTTGCTCATGGGCGGCGGGATGGCTGCGAGCGTAGGCGGCATAAAAGCGCAGGCTTTGGGTGGGGAGATGCCCGGTGGCGGTGCGGCCATCGGTGCTGGTGAGATAGATGAGACCGCCGATGGCTGTAGCCCAGAGGCAGGTGCTGAGATGGGGCGTAGCGGCTCCAAACCCGTCTACATCCACCAAGTCGTAGTAGTCCTTCTTGAGATGGCAGGTGAAAAAAACGCGGTTGGCTTCCTCCTGGGTCACCTGTCCCCGTCCGGCTTCGAGCAAGGACTGAAGATTGGCGTTGAGGGTGGGGTGGATATCGGGATTACCATCATTGACCCAGAGCCAGTCTGCGCCGCTCTCTTGCCAATAGCGCAGCGATCGCACCCCGCAGCCGGCCATGGCATCCAACACCCGCAGCCGCCCCGTTTGCTGGCGATGCAGGGCGGCCATGAGCACGCCTAGGTCGCGTACGACCCGAGTTTGGGGACGGAAGAAAGCGTTGCCCACCTGAAAGCAGGCGGCTCCTTCCTTGATGAAGCTAGGTTCTCCGGGGCGATCGCTAGAATTCACGGCGGGAAAAGACTACCGTGGCGATCGCCAGGGTGAGCACGATATACAACAGCCCATAACCAGCGTTGCTCAACAGTTCTAAGGGCTGGGGCAGGAGATCCATGCCGTAGACCGCCACATTTTTGAGATCGAGCCGGGATAGATCAGGCAAGACCAAATATATTGATTCCGTAATCCGCTGAATGTTGGGACTCTCTGACAATTCCGTGAGCAATACCAGATCCCGGCTCAGGTGTCCCATGAGGTAGACTGCCACGGTGAGAAAGACCGCCAGCAGCGAACTGGTGAACACGCCAAATAAAATGGCGATCGCGGTCACCAAACAGAGTTCCAGAAACAAAAACAGCACCGCCAACAGGATGCTGTCGAGGGGAAACGCGATTTGGTTCAGGGAAAGGGTAGCGATGTAGAGCGCTGTCATCACCGTCACCATGACGGCCAAGACGACGGATAAACCCACATGTTTGCCCACGATGAATTCGGCCGGCGTGAGCGGCTTGGCGGTGAGGACGTAGACGGTACGCTTTTCAATTTCCTTGTTGACCAAGCCAGTTCCCACAAACACGGCCACCACCAATCCCGTGACGCCGATCGCCCCTAGCCCTACGTCTAGCAGCATTTTGTCTTCCGTGCTAGCCGCCACTTCTGGCAGCAGTAGATTGGCTAGCAGCAGCAAGATGCCAAAAAATCCCAGCAAGTAGAGAATGCGATCGCGGATCACTTCTCGAAACACATTACTGGCAATCACCAATACCCGTCCAACGTTCACAGTCTTCCTCCTAAGAGAAGCGGTCTGGTTTTCAGTATTCCACCCATTGTTCTCGGAGCGATCGCTTCATCCGAGAAAATTGGGGCAAGATTAGGGACGTTAGGGAGCGTTCCTGTCTAGATAGTCTATGGAACCTATGGGCTCACAGCGAATGACGACCTCTGGGCGATTCTCTGGATCCTCGTCGAGTAAATTGGGCAGTTCTCGGAAAGGGCTGGTGCGATCAGGATCAAGCCGTGCTGCTTCCCCGCGTTCGATCACTTCACAGGTTTGGCTGAGGCGAAAACCGTCTGGGCTGGAACTTGGCCCATACCAGTAAGCATAGAAGGTGATCGCGTAGCCATCGGACGTCGAGGGCAACTGTCGAGGGCGGGTTGTCCCAAAGTCCCAAAGTGCTTCTTCTTTTGATCGGAGGAGAGCATCCTCAGCCGCGTTGGCTTGCCGCACCTGCTGCAAGACCCGATCCCGGAGTTGCTTAAACTCGTCATTGTTGTTCATCAACCAACGAACTGCGTCATTCCATGAACCCGACTCAATCTGCTGGCGCAGGTCATTTTCGGCGGCTTCCAAAAGGCGTACCCCGGTGACTGGACGGCGCGTATCGCCTACGACATCAAAAGACAGCTTGACAACAAAGGCACTGTTTTCAACTGAATCGGCCAAGGTGCTGGGGTAGAACTGCAGCCAGGTTTGCACGACCAAAAAAAAGCCAATCCAGCAGGATATGATGGCATGGGACAGCCCCACAATCACAATCGTCTGGCGATCGCCCACTTTGGGAACCCGTAGCTTGGGCCCTGGAGCTAGATAGAGAGGCACCGTGGCGATCGCTGCGGTGATCATGGGCCAAAGAACTAGGGTGATCTCTAGGCTGATCAGATCCCAGGCATAGATCAATCCCAACACCATGCCTGCTGTTAACCAAGGGCCGGGGTAGATCTTGAAGCCTAGAATCGAGAATTTGATATTGACGGTTGCCCAGCCGATGCCTAAAGAGAGAAATATCCAGCCGATGGTCGCCAAGCCATCTCGCACAATGGGTGTGCTAATGAGTAGGGAAATGAGCCATGAAAAGAGGCTCAGCAAAATTAACATTTGCCAAGAAAATGGATCCGGCGGGCGAACCTGTTTCCGAATCTGCTGAAATAAATCCTTGACCCACGAGAACACAGGCACAGACGTTAGGCGAGACGACTCGCAAACAGACGATGACCGTATGCTATGCGGAGACTTGCATCATCGGCAACGTTCCCAAAACCTGTCTAGAATGAAGAAACGTAACGTTTCGGTTGAGTGAGGTCTATGGACTGGCGAGAAGTATCGGGAAACTGGATAGTCATTCCCCCGCGACCGAAGGCGATCATCCATTTCTTGGGTGGGGCGTTTGTGGCGGCAGCTCCGCAGGTAACCTACCGAATGCTGCTGGAGTCGTTGGCAGAGGCGGGGTATGTGGTTGTGGCGACACCGTTTGTCAACACGTTTGATCATGCCGCGATCGCTCGTCAGGTCATTCTTGCCTTTGATCGCGCCCTTGAGTATCTGCAGGCGCGGGTGCTTCAGCAACGCTACATTCCGATTTATGGGCTGGGTCATAGTATGGGCTGTAAGCTGCACCTGCTGATCGGCAGTCTCTATGATGAGGAGCGGGCCGGTAATATTTTGATGGCCTACAACAACTATCCAGCTCGGCGATCGATTCCTCTTTTGGAACAATTTTCTCAGGTGACCCTCATGGATGTGGAGTTCACGCCATCACCGCAGGCAACGGAAGCTTTGGTGGCTGGAGACTACCACGTGAAGCGCAATCTGCTGGTGAAGTTTACCCAAGATACGATTGACCAAACGCGATCGCTGAGCCAAGTGATGCAGCAATGCTGTCCTGACTTCACCACGGTGCAGATTTTGCCTGGCAATCACCTCACGCCGCTGGGGCAAGATGTGCGCTGGCAGCCTAGCGCAGCGTTTTCACCCTTGGATGCCCTTGGGCAATTGGTGAAGCAAGAGGTCTACCGCGACTTTAATCAACTCAAGCGCAATTTGCTGCTCTGGCTCGATCCGGTCTCTGTGCCACGCGCCTAGGAGCAATCTTCCGGGACGATGCCATGATTGTAGGATGGGCTGGCGATCGCCTCATGCTTGCTTACCAGGAATTTGCAGCGCGTTACGCTTTGATAACGCGCTCTACATTTAGCTCTATATTTAATGGTGCTTCCCATGACGTTGGGGCGTTGCTGAATGAAGATACGACATTAATTTGACGCAACTCAAGGCTTTACCAACAGAGGCCAAGGTCACACTAGTATATCTAAAACTTGAGTGAGCTTTTAAGGCGAACTTATTTAAGACTAAGGCTAGCGATCGAGGGCGATCGCTCCTGCTGATGGCATAGGCCAATTAGGATCATCAATCATCCTCTAGAGGTTGGTCAAAAGGCGATCGCCTTTCGTAAGCTAGAGATACATGTCAATATTTTGGGAGACGCCCATGGATCCTACACAAACCCCCGGATACTACGATAGCGATAAACGCAAGGCCCTGTCGATTCTCAGCCACGGTGCCATTTTCCTCAGCTCCCTATTTTTGTCCGTTGGGTTGCCGATCGCCGTCTTGTTGATCTCCGATGACCCAGTTGTCAAAGACAACGCTAGGGAATCCATCAACTTCCACTTTAATGTGTGGCTATACGAAATCATTTTCGGGATTCTGACCATCGTTTTGATTGGCTATCCACTGCTCGCCATTTTGTTTGTTATTCACTGGGTTATGCCCATCATCGGGATTCTCAAGATCCTGAAGGACAGCGATCAACCCTATCGCTATCCCTTCATTTTCCGTCTATTGGGCTAGATGCTCCAGCCGGCGGCAGTCCCATCAACTGGTCGATGTAGAACTCTCGCTGGGTATCTAGGTCGGGCACTAGTTGATAGGTACCGTTGGCCTGTTCCACTAAAATTCCCGTTTCCACTAAGCGGCTCAGGGCCTGTTTCAATTGTCCATTGGTCAGGTTGAGCCGCTCGTCTTTTTTCGCTTGGCGTACATATTTGAAGATCACCAAAAAGCGTCCAT
This region includes:
- the priA gene encoding primosomal protein N' produces the protein MAIAALPTVAETVAQYGAASRWIEVLVDCPGAPGLYTYAVPTELCIKPGDILSVPFGAQQMGAIALRWVEQLPEGLDLKSVRSVDDVISAAFFPPGYWILLQQVADYYQTPLMQAVRVALPPGILGRSQRRIRLKPDAIPPGATEFLSPPAQQVLQVLQKTGDYTWTYLQRQGRGARRGIQELLRRGWAESYLEAPAPVRPKRQQAVVLVNDMGDANLSDRQREIIEILKRRGGDLWLQELLQICHVSSSVVKTLERKGHVVIQSREVLRTVSGQAQPDQPKQLTAAQQAALRAIAQGQGSQQWLLHGVTGSGKTEVYLQAIAPVLARGQSALVLVPEIGLTPQLTDRFQARFGEKVRVYHSALSDGERYDTWRQMLRGDAQVIVGTRSAVFAPLPNLGLIVLDEEHDGSFKQDQPAPCYHARTVAQWRSHLVNCPLVLGSATPALDSWVAAQPSLSDALPSPMQYLSLPDRIQSRPMPPIQVVDMRQEFSTGNRSIFSRPLQLALEELQSTQQQGLLFIHRRGHSTFVSCRACGYVMECPHCDVSLAYHHTHADAQATLRCHYCGYGRSLPEVCPSCTSPYFKQFGSGTQRVMQELHHRFPNLRSLRFDSDTTRAKDAHRTLLTQFAQGEADVLVGTQMLTKGIDLPQVTLVGIVAADGVLNLADYRASERAFQTLTQVAGRAGRGDQPGRVILQTYSPEHPVIQAVQQQQYASFIQEELDQRAALNYPPVGRLILLRLSSLDAVAVQQASMDLAQIIQAQTTEDWHLLGPAPASVTRVAQRYRWQILLKGSSHAIAPDLQGLRSHLSPVVSLTIDVDPLTIL
- a CDS encoding sodium:proton antiporter; amino-acid sequence: MDVVPLLANLLEEDSIGQSLEQFLLVLSVSLSVATLSRVLPWFRQTPYTLLLVIVGLGLAVVDVRLVNLSPELILLIFLPPLLFEAGWNLNWSYLRKDLVPICLYAVVGVMISVVGIGLGLAQFAGIPLAIALLIGASLSATDPVSVVALFRELGVGKRLTVLMEGESLFNDGVAVVAFALLSGLALGTQDEFVIPVAIAQFFTFLGVGVGVGSLIGFGISYLTQRFDLPLVEQSLTLVAAYGTYSIAEALGGSGVISVVTVGLVLGNFGSRIGMNPRTRLIVSEFWDFIAFFVNSIIFLLIGDQVRFSSLGENWLPIAVAIAALLLTRAVGIYGLGLVSNTLAKSNISWRDQTVLWWGGLRGSVSIALALSIPESLPEREVVIATVFGVMLFTLLVQGLTTQPLLKGLNMLDDQAFRKTYREAIARRMALTRVLTYLSKLGDRQELDPEFCQYQAALVEGELSTLKENIQALQTKHPEFKELALEELREDLLAIEADTYADLIRSGRLNEKLSPLLQDVLVESDRSDKALS
- a CDS encoding YbjN domain-containing protein, whose amino-acid sequence is MPMTPADITTSLTQQFGPALQIIDGEAWQIEAPASRLLVLLSEDHTWLRALVSIAPAQEAAPYLEQLLEFNFDDTQEARYAIYEGALWGVFHHALASLTREDFEAAIARLVSLQQTGLDRSFRQRADAQIRQIIWAAKQQGQTLEDTLQALDRFYEEGVMGDLSQDASQRQQVMDAWRAQLQRLWNES
- a CDS encoding AAA family ATPase, which translates into the protein MEPRQISIQLGSLVLLSGPPGSGKTTACQSLPPSFVVSSDRLRETFFATAPAMIDGQVGRCPMAVDDAMIFAVMEQVVRSRLMAGLTTVVDATLSTDQDRKPFATIATALHIPVQVVVFDLPEAQVQQQNAQRSYAVPHDVVSLFIKKLDRQSRWPFTHVTTGCQLVVEIPTIPEDVDLDVIGDVHGLLPTLGEMLHTLGYDAAFQHPQGRKLCFLGDLVDRGPDSLAVLDLVMAAIAQGHYAIRGNHDMNLAKGIRDSYVRSRSTRETLHYVLQRDAAYQQQIHDAITSWPTFYRYRDYVLCHGDIEWFDPLLQPGRERVYGRRRMREDHDTDGIFRQTTPDLTLVRGHIPLTSQGDRVHSLEEGAGFGGPLVAMRLPDQDYVRIPCRFDYEKRSPTFVHRMEHLVTQKWVKQVTHGQLSLYKYTSKAFFTPSVWNEHPDIRLARGTVVGLHGEPVNQPFPRTFNYLEQGTTLPLETKVVAVEKLNGFLAVMVLHPYDPHQVLVTCSGSFEGDYVERAKALLYQNNLYGRVLGYLRDRPHLTLLWEAIHPEDPHIIPYSEADYGLHLIGVGELGQGFWDEAALDDLAQTLAVPRPPWCYSTFHDVLQQVRSVNHEGFMIRHIDGRFALKLKSPYYLRTKFLSRLTERRAKFMFSNPIAFKKDLDEALWPLVDAVINGVAVEDWLSWSDIQRRDYLQTWMDGSYG
- a CDS encoding DUF4278 domain-containing protein yields the protein MQLSYRGVTYDYTPPQVNYNSKEAVGKYRGLDIRFRKVSQPVVQLPTLDLIYRGAHTLHHA